From the genome of Pseudomonas yamanorum, one region includes:
- the ispE gene encoding 4-(cytidine 5'-diphospho)-2-C-methyl-D-erythritol kinase, whose amino-acid sequence MTAQRLTLPSPAKLNLMLHILGRREDGYHELQTIFQFLDYGDELTFAVRDDGVIQLHTEFEGVPHDSNLIVKAAKKLQEQSGCPLGIDIWIEKILPMGGGIGGGSSNAATTLLGLNHLWQLGWDHDRLAALGLTLGADVPVFVRGHAAFAEGVGEKLTPVDPEEPWYVVLVPQVSVSTAEIFSDPLLTRNSPPIKVRPVPKGNSRNDCLPVVARRYPDVRNALNLLGKFTEAKLTGTGSCVFGGFPSKAEADKVSALLTETLTGFVAKGSNVSMLHRKLQSLL is encoded by the coding sequence ATGACCGCGCAACGTCTGACCCTGCCCTCCCCGGCCAAACTGAATTTGATGCTGCACATTCTCGGTCGCCGTGAAGACGGCTATCACGAGCTGCAGACTATTTTTCAATTTCTCGATTACGGCGATGAGCTGACTTTCGCCGTTCGCGATGACGGCGTGATTCAACTGCACACCGAATTCGAAGGCGTGCCTCACGACAGCAACCTGATTGTGAAGGCCGCGAAAAAACTTCAGGAACAATCCGGTTGCCCATTGGGCATCGACATCTGGATCGAAAAAATCCTGCCCATGGGCGGCGGCATCGGTGGCGGCAGCTCGAATGCCGCGACAACTTTGCTCGGCCTGAATCACTTGTGGCAGCTGGGTTGGGACCACGATCGCCTGGCGGCGCTGGGCCTGACACTGGGCGCGGACGTCCCGGTTTTCGTGCGTGGGCACGCTGCTTTTGCCGAAGGCGTGGGGGAGAAACTCACCCCTGTAGACCCCGAAGAGCCGTGGTATGTCGTGCTTGTTCCGCAAGTATCTGTAAGTACAGCAGAAATTTTTTCAGATCCACTGTTGACACGTAACTCTCCTCCCATTAAAGTGCGCCCCGTTCCCAAGGGAAACAGTCGAAATGACTGCTTACCGGTTGTAGCAAGGCGTTATCCAGATGTACGTAACGCTTTGAATTTGTTAGGTAAATTTACCGAAGCAAAATTAACCGGAACTGGAAGTTGTGTGTTTGGGGGCTTCCCAAGCAAAGCTGAAGCTGATAAAGTCTCGGCCCTTCTTACAGAGACCCTTACAGGGTTTGTAGCAAAGGGAAGCAACGTTTCGATGTTGCATCGCAAGCTGCAAAGTCTGCTCTAA
- a CDS encoding ribose-phosphate pyrophosphokinase — protein sequence MSKMMVFTGNANPDLARRVVRQLHIPLGDISVGKFSDGEITAEINENVRGKDVFIIQPTCAPTNDNLMELVVMADAFRRSSATRITAVIPYFGYARQDRRPRSARVAISAKVVADMLTVVGIDRVLTVDLHADQIQGFFDIPVDNIYGSPVLVDDIEDQRFENLMIVSPDIGGVVRARAVAKSLGVDLGIIDKRREKANHSEVMHIIGDVEGRTCILVDDMVDTAGTLCHAAKALKEHGAAKVFAYCTHPVLSGRAIENIENSMLDELVVTNTIPLSAAAQACSRIRQLDIAPVVAEAVRRISNEESISAMFR from the coding sequence GTGTCCAAGATGATGGTCTTTACGGGGAATGCTAACCCCGATCTGGCTCGGCGTGTTGTACGTCAGCTGCATATCCCTCTCGGTGACATCTCTGTCGGTAAATTCTCCGACGGCGAAATTACAGCCGAGATCAATGAAAACGTTCGCGGTAAAGACGTCTTCATTATTCAGCCGACTTGCGCTCCGACCAACGATAACCTGATGGAACTCGTCGTGATGGCTGATGCCTTCCGCCGCTCCTCAGCGACTCGAATCACAGCTGTAATCCCTTACTTTGGTTATGCCCGTCAGGATCGCCGTCCGCGTTCCGCACGTGTGGCTATCAGCGCGAAAGTCGTTGCTGACATGCTGACCGTGGTAGGCATCGACCGTGTTCTCACGGTTGACCTGCACGCTGACCAAATCCAGGGGTTCTTCGATATTCCGGTAGATAACATCTACGGCTCCCCCGTCCTGGTGGATGACATCGAAGACCAGCGCTTTGAAAACCTGATGATCGTGTCCCCGGACATTGGTGGCGTCGTGCGTGCACGGGCTGTTGCCAAATCCCTGGGCGTGGATCTCGGGATCATCGACAAACGCCGTGAGAAAGCCAATCACTCTGAAGTGATGCATATCATCGGTGATGTCGAAGGGCGTACCTGTATTCTGGTTGATGACATGGTCGACACCGCCGGCACCCTGTGCCACGCGGCGAAAGCCTTGAAAGAGCACGGTGCAGCAAAAGTCTTCGCCTACTGCACACACCCTGTGCTGTCGGGCCGAGCGATCGAGAACATCGAGAACTCAATGCTGGACGAACTGGTGGTGACTAACACCATCCCGTTGTCCGCTGCCGCTCAAGCCTGTTCGCGTATCCGTCAACTGGATATCGCACCGGTAGTTGCCGAAGCGGTTCGCCGCATCAGCAACGAAGAATCGATCAGCGCGATGTTCCGTTAA
- a CDS encoding 50S ribosomal protein L25/general stress protein Ctc, with protein MNEFTLNAELRSDLGKGASRRLRRLASLVPAVVYGGEKAPESISMLAKEIAKLLENDAAYSHIIELNVGGKKQNVIIKALQRHPAKGHVLHADFIRVVAGQKLTAIVPVHFVGEEAPVKKGGEISHVVAEIEVTCLPKDLPEFIEVDLSAAEIGDIIHLSDLKAPKGVEFVALAHGDDKAVANVHAPRVAPEAEEGAAE; from the coding sequence ATGAACGAATTTACTTTGAATGCTGAACTGCGTTCCGACCTGGGGAAAGGTGCGAGCCGCCGCCTGCGTCGTCTCGCAAGCCTGGTTCCAGCTGTAGTTTACGGTGGCGAAAAAGCCCCTGAATCCATCAGCATGCTGGCTAAAGAAATCGCCAAACTGCTCGAAAACGACGCGGCCTACAGCCACATCATCGAGCTGAACGTTGGTGGCAAGAAGCAGAACGTCATCATCAAGGCACTGCAACGTCACCCAGCCAAGGGCCACGTACTGCACGCTGACTTCATTCGCGTTGTAGCCGGTCAAAAACTGACCGCTATCGTGCCTGTGCACTTTGTCGGTGAAGAAGCTCCGGTCAAGAAAGGCGGCGAAATCTCGCACGTTGTAGCCGAGATCGAAGTGACCTGCCTGCCGAAAGACCTGCCTGAGTTCATCGAAGTCGACCTGTCGGCTGCTGAAATCGGCGACATCATCCACCTGTCCGACCTCAAGGCCCCTAAAGGCGTTGAGTTTGTTGCACTGGCTCACGGTGATGACAAAGCTGTTGCAAACGTACACGCTCCACGCGTTGCACCAGAAGCTGAAGAAGGCGCTGCAGAGTAA
- the pth gene encoding aminoacyl-tRNA hydrolase, protein MTAIKLIVGLGNPGAEYEQTRHNAGALFVERIAHAQGVNLTADRKYFGLTGRFSHQGQDIRLLIPTTYMNRSGQAVAALAGFFRIKPEEILVAHDELDLPPGVAKLKQGGGHGGHNGLRDIIAQLGNQNTFYRLRLGIGHPGVASMVSNFVLGRAPRAEQEKLDASIDFALGVLPDIFAGEWNRAMKNLHSQKA, encoded by the coding sequence GTGACTGCCATTAAACTGATCGTTGGCCTGGGAAATCCAGGCGCCGAATACGAACAGACCCGGCATAACGCGGGGGCCCTTTTTGTTGAGCGCATCGCCCACGCACAAGGTGTAAACCTTACGGCCGATCGCAAATATTTCGGCCTGACCGGACGCTTTTCGCATCAGGGTCAGGATATTCGTCTGTTGATTCCCACCACCTACATGAACCGCAGCGGCCAGGCTGTCGCGGCGCTTGCGGGCTTCTTCCGGATCAAACCCGAAGAAATCCTGGTGGCCCATGACGAACTTGACCTGCCACCCGGCGTTGCCAAGCTCAAGCAAGGCGGCGGCCATGGCGGGCATAATGGCCTGCGGGACATCATCGCGCAGTTGGGCAATCAGAATACGTTTTACCGCTTGCGGCTTGGCATCGGCCACCCGGGCGTTGCCAGTATGGTTTCAAATTTCGTCCTGGGTCGTGCGCCACGCGCCGAACAGGAAAAACTCGATGCCAGCATCGATTTTGCCCTCGGCGTGCTGCCGGATATCTTCGCCGGTGAATGGAACCGTGCGATGAAAAACCTGCACAG